In Cryptomeria japonica chromosome 10, Sugi_1.0, whole genome shotgun sequence, a genomic segment contains:
- the LOC131858934 gene encoding germin-like protein 9-3 gives MEFNGACLIAILVTAVKVTKAVVAVFPALNGLGMSMAVLQFPVGKLNPPHTHPRTSELLFLVDGALLVGVMDTTGKLFTQTLISRDLFVFPKGLLHYQLNTDAAFEALAVSTFGRANAGTVSVPSTLFTTGMFL, from the exons ATGGAATTTAATGGAGCTTGTTTGATTGCAATTTTAGTG ACAGCAGTAAAAGTGACGAAGGCGGTGGTTGCAGTGTTTCCGGCATTGAACGGGTTGGGCATGTCAATGGCGGTGCTACAATTCCCTGTGGGCAAACTGAACCCTCCTCACACTCACCCCCGCACTTCTGAACTTCTGTTTCTTGTGGACGGAGCTCTCTTGGTTGGAGTTATGGACACCACGGGAAAGCTCTTCACACAGACCCTCATTTCAAGGGATTTATTTGTGTTTCCTAAAGGACTCCTCCATTACCAGCTCAACACGGATGCTGCCTTCGAGGCCTTGGCTGTTTCTACCTTTGGGAGAGCCAATGCAGGCACCGTGTCAGTCCCTTCTACTCTCTTCACAACCGGTATGTTTCTTTAA